In the genome of Cryptomeria japonica chromosome 8, Sugi_1.0, whole genome shotgun sequence, one region contains:
- the LOC131079537 gene encoding BURP domain-containing protein 16-like — MAWTLRQCERVAMKDENKKCVRSVEGMAEFSVLMLGSKVEIRKAKFLSASSWAKTATLFSMKEEKKINEGVAIYQLDTSQWSAGHAAFVALGHQPGENEVCHWIFKNDLIWVSLPA, encoded by the exons ATGGCGTGGACGTTGAGACAATGCGAAAGGGTGGCGATGAAGGACGAAAATAAGAAATGTGTGAGATCAGTGGAAGGCATGGCGGAATTTTCAGTATTGATGTTGGGCTCCAAGGTGGAGATTCGAAAGGCAAAGTTTCTGTCGGCGTCGTCATGGGCAAAGACG GCTACATTGTTTTCAATGAAGGAGGAGAAGAAGATAAACGAGGGAGTTGCCATCTACCAGTTGGATACCAGTCAATGGAGTGCAGGGCATGCGGCATTTGTGGCGTTGGGACATCAGCCAGGGGAAAATGAGGTCTGTCATTGGATTTTCAAAAATGATCTCATCTGGGTGTCGCTGCCTGCTTGA